The Vidua chalybeata isolate OUT-0048 chromosome 17, bVidCha1 merged haplotype, whole genome shotgun sequence genome has a segment encoding these proteins:
- the SLC2A4RG gene encoding SLC2A4 regulator, producing MLRVLDAGLERCLALHSAVQCIPVPRHRKLSGKAGIDEVMAAAVLTSLSASPLVLGHPPATHAPEPGSEVWKEAPAMSSSCSSSSNTSGDWSWDPSSDRSTPSTPSPPLSNHVPSTFLPGPLPDEGPDEPDGTHFVFGEPTPRKRKNSTKVMFKCLWKSCGKVLSSSSGMQKHIRTMHLGRKADLEQSDGEEDFYYTELDVDVDALTDGLSSLTPVSPTSSVPPAFPGPEAPLPPALPILDLALASPCSPPGPPGRCHVHTDHAYQDCRTPPRPPVSPTVPTPPPPKPPAVPRRPRGEAKKCRKVYGMEHREMWCTACRWKKACQRFLD from the exons GCGGGCATTGATGAGGTGATGGCAGCTGCGGTGCTCACCAGCCTCTCCGCCAGCCCGCTGGTGCTGGGGCACCCACCGGCCACTCATGCCCCAG AGCCTGGCAGCGAGGTCTGGAAGGAGGCTCCTGCCAtgtcctccagctgcagcagcagcagcaacaccaGCGGGGACTGGAGCTGGGACCCCTCCAGCGACCGATCCACCCCCTCCACCCCCTCACCCCCCCTCTCCAACCACGTTCCCAGCACCTTCCTGCCTGGCCCACTGCCAGATGAGGGCCCTGATGAGCCCGACGGCACCCACTTTGTCTTTGGAGAGCCCACCCCACGGAAGAGGAAG AACTCTACCAAGGTGATGTTCAAGTGCTTGTGGAAGAGCTGTGGCAAagtcctcagcagctcctcagggatgCAGAAGCACATCCGAACCATGCACCTTGG CCGGAAAGCCGACCTGGAGCAGAGCGACGGCGAGGAGGATTTCTACTACACGGAGCTGGACGTGGACGTGGACGCGCTGACCGATGGGCTCTCCAGCCTCACCCCGGTCTCTCCCACCTCCTCGGTGCCTCCCGCCTTTCCCGGCCCCGAGGCTCCTCTGCCGCCGGCGCTGCCGATCCTCGACCTGGCCCTGGcctccccctgcagccccccgggcccccccggCCGCTGCCACGTCCACACTGACCACGCGTAccag GACTGCCGGACCCCCCCACGGCCACCGgtgtcccccactgtccccacccCGCCACCACCCAAGCCGCCGGCCGTGCCCAG GCGGCCGCGGGGGGAGGCCAAGAAGTGCCGCAAGGTGTACGGCATGGAGCACCGGGAGATGTGGTGCACGGCGTGCCGCTGGAAGAAGGCCTGCCAGCGCTTCCTCGACTGA